In a genomic window of Plectropomus leopardus isolate mb chromosome 6, YSFRI_Pleo_2.0, whole genome shotgun sequence:
- the enkd1 gene encoding enkurin domain-containing protein 1 has protein sequence MCEGPSSISGPIPPDPSLFPQYYKRPASARGRLEGNHDGTLALLSGPLAPDPVLYPGCYSVRTPAHPPRIGPSATHILERGQRGVVGELLKLDSVSITPVLKPKQRVHDFGKENVRRLREIQRRCKEQEAERSQSRPVPVKALWTSSKYQNIPSRVMVQLQVSTPAPKPQCQNFLKAHSTTPQRPHARTSPVTLQRPASCNSIQDQNLQLQVQGRTIDFIKHNARSAGKTSLRRSQSLTNLREKPIPSAVKGQVPQYLEERKEQWQREEEERKRNAPDPTAPAGHTLMPESERQETLKSLQETHRSLVSELLSLPLKADNLSVRSRRAHLDCRLSEIEEAIKIFSRDKVYVKIDS, from the exons ATGTGTGAGGGACCTTCATCAATATCTGGGCCAATTCCCCCGGATCCTTCTTTGTTTCCCCAGTACTACAAACGACCTGCTTCAG CACGTGGCCGTTTAGAGGGAAACCATGATGGGACTTTGGCCCTGCTCTCAGGGCCACTCGCTCCAGATCCTGTGTTGTACCCTGGCTGCTACAGTGTTCGTACCCCAGCACATCCTCCCCGCATCGGCCCCAGTGCCACCCATATTCTGGAACGAGGACAGAGAGGGGTAGTAGGGGAACTACTCAAACTAGACAGTGTCTCTATCACCCCTGTTCTCAAACcta AACAGCGGGTCCATGACTTTGGTAAAGAGAATGTGCGTCGGCTCAGGGAGATCCAGAGACGCTGTAAAGAGCAGGAGGCTGAGAGATCACAGTCTCGTCCAGTTCCAGTCAAAGCTCTTTGGACCTCCTCCAAATACCAGAACATCCCATCCAGGGTGATGGTCCAGCTACAG GTTTCTACTCCAGCTCCTAAACCACAGTGTCAAAACTTTCTGAAGGCCCACTCTACTACCCCACAAAGACCACATGCCAGAACCTCTCCTGTAACTTTGCAACGCCCGGCCTCCTGCAACTCTATACAGGATCAAAACTTGCAA TTACAGGTGCAAGGCCGAACGATAGACTTCATAAAACACAATGCCCGATCTGCAGGAAAAACTTCGCTGCGTAGGTCACAGTCACTGACAAACCTTAGAGAGAAGCCCATCCCCAGTGCAGTCAAGGGACAGGTGCCTCAGTA TCTTGAGGAAAGGAAGGAGCagtggcagagagaggaggaggaaaggaagagAAACGCACCTGATCCTACAGCCCCAGCTGGTCACACCCTGATGCCTGAGAGTGAGAGACAGGAGACCCTGAAGTCCCTCCAAGAGA cccATCGCTCCTTGGTCAGTGAGctgctgtctctccctctcaaaGCTGACAATCTGAGTGTTCGTTCACGCCGGGCTCATCTTGATTGTAGACTTTCTGAAATCGAGGAGGCAATTAAAATATTCTCCAGGGACAAAGTTTATGTAAAAATAGACTCCTAA
- the vdac3 gene encoding voltage-dependent anion-selective channel protein 3 isoform X2: MAEKGVGSEVKQDETGKGKQAEIKGHCGTCQHHAPKGHGTMAVPPAYSDLGKSAKDIFNKGFGYGILKLDVKTKSQSGVEFATSGTNNTDTGKSGGHLETKYKVNELGLNFSQKWNTDNTLTTEITMEDQLAKGLKLGLDASFVPNTGKKSAKLKSGYKRDFVNVGCDLDFDMSGPTVHAAAVLGYEGWLAGYQLAFDTAKSKLTQNNFALGYKAGDFQLHTSVNDSTEFGGSIYQKVNSNLETAVHLAWTAGSNNTRFGIGAKYQLDKDASLSTKVNNACLVGIGYTQTLRPGVKLTLSGLIDGKNVNGGGHKVGLGFELEA, encoded by the exons ATGGCAGAGAAAGGAGTGGGGAGTGAGGTGAAGCAGGACGAGACAGGAAAAGGCAAGCAGGCAGAGATCAAAGGCCACTGTGGGACGTGTCAGCACCACGCACCCAAGGGACATG gCACAATGGCCGTCCCTCCTGCATACTCAGACTTGGGGAAATCTGCCAAAGACATCTTCAACAAGGGCTTTG GATATGGCATTCTGAAGCTGGATGTTAAGACCAAATCCCAGAGTGGTGTT GAGTTTGCCACCTCTGGCaccaacaacacagacacagggaAGTCAGGAGGCCACCTGGAGACCAAGTACAAAGTGAATGAGCTGGGCCTCAACTTCAGCCAGAAATGGAACACAGACAATACTCTCACCACAGAAATCACCATGGAGGACCAG CTGGCCAAGGGCCTGAAGCTTGGTCTGGATGCATCATTTGTGCCAAACACTGG CAAGAAGAGTGCCAAACTGAAGTCCGGCTACAAACGTGACTTTGTAAATGTCGGCTGCGACCTCGACTTCGACATGTCCGGGCCCACTGTCCATGCAGCTGCTGTGCTTGGCTACGAGGGCTGGCTGGCAGGCTACCAGTTGGCTTTTGACACAGCCAAGTCTAAACTGACCCAGAACAACTTCGCCCTCGGATACAAGGCCGGTGACTTCCAGCTTCACACCAGCGT GAATGACAGCACAGAGTTTGGTGGCTCCATTTACCAAAAGGTGAACAGCAACTTGGAGACAGCCGTCCACCTGGCCTGGACGGCTGGCAGCAACAACACACGCTTTGGGATTGGAGCCAAATACCAGCTGGATAAGGATGCCTCCCTGTCT ACCAAAGTTAACAACGCCTGCCTCGTTGGAATTGGATACACACAAACCCTCAGGCCAG GAGTGAAGCTCACCCTCTCTGGTCTGATTGACGGCAAGAACGTGAATGGCGGCGGACACAAAGTTGGCTTGGGTTTCGAGCTGGAGGCGTAA
- the vdac3 gene encoding voltage-dependent anion-selective channel protein 3 isoform X1 — protein sequence MAEKGVGSEVKQDETGKGKQAEIKGHCGTCQHHAPKGHGTMAVPPAYSDLGKSAKDIFNKGFGYGILKLDVKTKSQSGVMEFATSGTNNTDTGKSGGHLETKYKVNELGLNFSQKWNTDNTLTTEITMEDQLAKGLKLGLDASFVPNTGKKSAKLKSGYKRDFVNVGCDLDFDMSGPTVHAAAVLGYEGWLAGYQLAFDTAKSKLTQNNFALGYKAGDFQLHTSVNDSTEFGGSIYQKVNSNLETAVHLAWTAGSNNTRFGIGAKYQLDKDASLSTKVNNACLVGIGYTQTLRPGVKLTLSGLIDGKNVNGGGHKVGLGFELEA from the exons ATGGCAGAGAAAGGAGTGGGGAGTGAGGTGAAGCAGGACGAGACAGGAAAAGGCAAGCAGGCAGAGATCAAAGGCCACTGTGGGACGTGTCAGCACCACGCACCCAAGGGACATG gCACAATGGCCGTCCCTCCTGCATACTCAGACTTGGGGAAATCTGCCAAAGACATCTTCAACAAGGGCTTTG GATATGGCATTCTGAAGCTGGATGTTAAGACCAAATCCCAGAGTGGTGTT ATG GAGTTTGCCACCTCTGGCaccaacaacacagacacagggaAGTCAGGAGGCCACCTGGAGACCAAGTACAAAGTGAATGAGCTGGGCCTCAACTTCAGCCAGAAATGGAACACAGACAATACTCTCACCACAGAAATCACCATGGAGGACCAG CTGGCCAAGGGCCTGAAGCTTGGTCTGGATGCATCATTTGTGCCAAACACTGG CAAGAAGAGTGCCAAACTGAAGTCCGGCTACAAACGTGACTTTGTAAATGTCGGCTGCGACCTCGACTTCGACATGTCCGGGCCCACTGTCCATGCAGCTGCTGTGCTTGGCTACGAGGGCTGGCTGGCAGGCTACCAGTTGGCTTTTGACACAGCCAAGTCTAAACTGACCCAGAACAACTTCGCCCTCGGATACAAGGCCGGTGACTTCCAGCTTCACACCAGCGT GAATGACAGCACAGAGTTTGGTGGCTCCATTTACCAAAAGGTGAACAGCAACTTGGAGACAGCCGTCCACCTGGCCTGGACGGCTGGCAGCAACAACACACGCTTTGGGATTGGAGCCAAATACCAGCTGGATAAGGATGCCTCCCTGTCT ACCAAAGTTAACAACGCCTGCCTCGTTGGAATTGGATACACACAAACCCTCAGGCCAG GAGTGAAGCTCACCCTCTCTGGTCTGATTGACGGCAAGAACGTGAATGGCGGCGGACACAAAGTTGGCTTGGGTTTCGAGCTGGAGGCGTAA
- the vdac3 gene encoding voltage-dependent anion-selective channel protein 3 isoform X3, which produces MAVPPAYSDLGKSAKDIFNKGFGYGILKLDVKTKSQSGVMEFATSGTNNTDTGKSGGHLETKYKVNELGLNFSQKWNTDNTLTTEITMEDQLAKGLKLGLDASFVPNTGKKSAKLKSGYKRDFVNVGCDLDFDMSGPTVHAAAVLGYEGWLAGYQLAFDTAKSKLTQNNFALGYKAGDFQLHTSVNDSTEFGGSIYQKVNSNLETAVHLAWTAGSNNTRFGIGAKYQLDKDASLSTKVNNACLVGIGYTQTLRPGVKLTLSGLIDGKNVNGGGHKVGLGFELEA; this is translated from the exons ATGGCCGTCCCTCCTGCATACTCAGACTTGGGGAAATCTGCCAAAGACATCTTCAACAAGGGCTTTG GATATGGCATTCTGAAGCTGGATGTTAAGACCAAATCCCAGAGTGGTGTT ATG GAGTTTGCCACCTCTGGCaccaacaacacagacacagggaAGTCAGGAGGCCACCTGGAGACCAAGTACAAAGTGAATGAGCTGGGCCTCAACTTCAGCCAGAAATGGAACACAGACAATACTCTCACCACAGAAATCACCATGGAGGACCAG CTGGCCAAGGGCCTGAAGCTTGGTCTGGATGCATCATTTGTGCCAAACACTGG CAAGAAGAGTGCCAAACTGAAGTCCGGCTACAAACGTGACTTTGTAAATGTCGGCTGCGACCTCGACTTCGACATGTCCGGGCCCACTGTCCATGCAGCTGCTGTGCTTGGCTACGAGGGCTGGCTGGCAGGCTACCAGTTGGCTTTTGACACAGCCAAGTCTAAACTGACCCAGAACAACTTCGCCCTCGGATACAAGGCCGGTGACTTCCAGCTTCACACCAGCGT GAATGACAGCACAGAGTTTGGTGGCTCCATTTACCAAAAGGTGAACAGCAACTTGGAGACAGCCGTCCACCTGGCCTGGACGGCTGGCAGCAACAACACACGCTTTGGGATTGGAGCCAAATACCAGCTGGATAAGGATGCCTCCCTGTCT ACCAAAGTTAACAACGCCTGCCTCGTTGGAATTGGATACACACAAACCCTCAGGCCAG GAGTGAAGCTCACCCTCTCTGGTCTGATTGACGGCAAGAACGTGAATGGCGGCGGACACAAAGTTGGCTTGGGTTTCGAGCTGGAGGCGTAA